AGAGGTAAAAAAAACACGAAAGCTAACAACTGTAAACAACTATCTAATGGCCCAGAGTTTTAGGCACAAAATGGTCCAGGCCTCTATTCATGCATCTCCTCTGTATCTAGGAATCTATCTTCGTCAAAGAGATGTAACTAACAGTACAGCGATGGTATATTCCTGTATCTCTTTAAGGATAACAGATCAGACCTAACCACTCTGATACTGAACCTCATTTTTTGCTAAAGCTGTGGTGTTCTGAATTCTGAGAACAACCACAGAGAGAGAGAACGAAAGCATCACGTCTGCTAATGCAGTTACTGTGTGCACATCCAGTTTGCTTGAACAATTAGAAAAAGAACTCTCAATTGCTACCTAGCATCATTTATCACCTATATACATGATAAGTCATAACCAATCTACCCCTGCTCATGGACTACGAACATAATATAAATGCAGCAATGTTCTGTGATAGGCCCAACAAACCAAGTTTCTACATTTTTTTCCAcgttttcctcttcttcattAACTAGTTAAACTCAAAGTACCATAAGAATGTCATAATTGAAATATCTTCAAACAACAGGTTTGGACTGTTCCTAAACCCATTTTTCATGTGGTGTTTTGTCAGTTTTTGTTGTTTGCGTAAACATGTGATCTTGCATTAACTGAAGTACTTGGGATTCAGGGAAAaaaagcagagagagagaggcacACCTTCAGATTTGTGCAGCTGTTTGCAACTGCATACAGGGATTCATCTGTGATAAATGTTCCACCAATGTTCAGGTGCCGCAGAGAATAAGCCCTTGAAACCTGTAGGGAGATTTGGCAAAACCACAATTGTTAATTTGTTAAGATGGCAGTTAGGATTAACAATCCTGTTCGGTTGATGGTTtatgcggctgataagccggctgaagctaatttgttgtgagagaaaaacattgtaccatgactgataagccaggctgataagACTGGCAACTTTTGTCTTGCAGATGAGATGTGTGGATAGTTCTAACATGTCATTCAGAAAGTCTAATAGACGAATACACAGGTACACGGCAAAGAAAAAAGCTAAGAAAACGTGAAGGTAAGTTATAATGGCAACTAACGCCTCAAAGGACACGCTTAGTGGCGTGGATCAAATTGTCAACAAACGTTCTTCTCACGGATAAAGAGGCAAGTTCATGAAAAGCACAATATGTTAAATCTAAAAATATTGGCAAACATGCATCATTCTGAATGTTATATCGTTCTGAAAGCAACAACCTAATAGTCTAATCCACGGGTACGTgatccgggggggggggggggatgaatAAAACTATCCGCAGATGAGTAGAAAGCAAAGCAAGACAAGTTATGCAATTGTAAAGTGGCAACTTTTTCTGCAGCACAAGTCAGCATCCAATCAAGTAACATACGAATCTCTCCACATATTCAATGTCCAAAAATTTTTCGCTTTCGTACACTTGAAAAAATCATGACAACTAAAATAGCCGAAACATTTCCGTTCAATtttcatcatttttttagaaacggGTGGAGCAAAGCTATTGACTTCTTCATCACTTTAATAATCTGAAAAAATAGTGAAAAGGCGGCATCTACAAGCTAATCGGAAGCTTCCCGTTCTCACCAGATGAACCACGCCCTTGTCGGTGATGCCGGCCAATCCCCAGAGCGATATGGACGTCAGGTTGGCGACGCAATCCGCGGACGAAATCTTGATCAAGCCTTCGTCGGTAATATGGCAGCCCCAGCAGCTTCGTGAACTCCAAGAACGGGGAGACAGCGTTAGGAAGAAATAAAGGATTGAATTTTCAGCAAAGGAGCCTCCGTCCGGTCGGCCGGCCGTCGGCGGAGAGAGAGATGGGGCCCGGGGGCCGGTGAACTCACATGTCGAGGTCGCGGAGGTTGACGGCGGCGTGGATGAGGCGCGCGGCGGTGTCGTTGCCGGTGCGCTGGCCCGCGAAGCTCAGCCGCCGCCGCGAGGCCAGCACCCGCTCGACGGCCCAGCGCCACCTCCGGCTCACTCCCCCAGCCCTGACGACGGCACGGCAAAACAACAGAGCAGAGGGAATCTGATCCACATGACAACATGTACTAGTACAGAACAGCAGAAAGATGAGGAGGCGGGCGCGGCCGTCGTGCGTACATGGACAGGTCGCGGAAGGGCGACAGGAGGGAGAGGATGTGCGCGAGGAGGTCGACGGGGAGACGCTCGATGTCCgcctccgcggcggcggcgccgtcgccgtcgccgtcgtgctgGCGCTGCTTGTCCAGGTCCATCTCCTCCGGTCCTCCCTAGCTTCGCCGCGCGGGGGGAGCTGGGAAAGGCGCGGCGCGGACGGCTTCTTGTAGGCGTCAGCCGTCAGGTCGCCACCGCGGCGCCACCGTCACGTGACACCGATGCGTGCAGCGCGACGCGAACGCGACACGAGTGGACGCGGGCGCGGCGCGGGAATTCGGCTGCGCGGGGGCGCGAGGGTGAGCCGATCATGTGGACTGTTTAGCGTGAGTGTCTTGATGTAAAGTAAGACACTCAAGAGACAAATGACAGTGGAAACTTATTGAGAaaatttcctatttgacactAAAAAAACTTCTACTTTCCTATTTGATATCCAAACTCGAAATCTTTCCTATCTGTCACctctttcatttttttcttttctatttaacACTTCCGTCACTTTAGAGCTCTACCGGTGTTAAGTCCGATTCCAAAAGACCATTTTGCCCCTATTGTTTATTTCTAGTCATGATGTTTCATTTGCTGTTTTTTTTACATTTCTATGTTTTtctaaatgaaaaaactcaaaactaaaaagttgtagatctcatcaaaatatataactttcatataaaaagtatATTTATTTAACATCAtataaaaaaagatatgatttttctgaGAAGACAAACCttggtacgcgattaatatattgCTGAAAATTTATAATATTTTCTAAGCAtcttaatgacctcaaatgaaaaatcctaaaactaaaaagttgtatatctcatcgagAGCAACAATTTTCATATATAAAGTATCTTTACACGATGCCATacaagaaagttatgatttttctaagacgaCGAGCCCTGGTACGCGATTAATATGCTCCTGaaatattatattattttttttgagcatcttaacgatctcaaatgaaaaaacttaaaagtagaaagttgtagatctcatcgagaactAAAAgattcatataaaaatcatcttcatccgacgtcgtataaaaataatataatttttctaaagTAGAGCATTTTAGTCTACTTGCTGAAGGGCATTTTAGTCCTTTCCCATTGGCCCATAGGGAAAGTTAACGGTCCTGGCTAACTGAGTTGACAGAAGTGTCAAatacaaaagaaaaaacaaaaagggtGACAAATAGAAAATATTTTATGTTTGGATGTCAAATAGGAGAGTAGAAGTTTTTCTagtgtcaaataggaaatttTCTCAAACTTATTTCCTTTGTTGATCCACGGttgtacatatatatacatgtgaaaGGACATTTCTGAAAGGGTATCTTCTAAAAGAGCGGTTGATCACTGATAAAGTGAATCATAACACTCCCCCCTTATCAATAACGTTGTCCATCACTGATCAATATATTGAATAATTTCTCAAAAATCCTGTGGGAAAAATACGGAGAAATATGTGTAGATATGCCATTAAAAATCCTTAAAACCCAGTGaaaaaaataaggagaaaatgATATGCATATGTCGATTATTGTCTCATTGTAAACTTATATGGGAAACCTCGGAAGGAAGAACTCATAACCAAGTTTAGAGAGCAATAAATATGATCTGAGGATCATAATTGTAATTATATGTCTTTGATATCTTCTCAAAAACCCCTGCGGGTAAAACATAAGATATGATATGTATATGTCTAAGATACCCCTATATAAAAACCCCGGTGGGGAAAATAAGAGATATGACATATAAACTTGTATTGATATTGCCTCACTAAAAACCTTCTATGAGAAATCTGTGTAAGGAAAAACTCATAGAGGAAAAGAGTACAATATGATGCTTTGAACAGGTTATAGCTTCAAGAGAAGTCTCCCCCTAAACCTTGCAACTCTCAAAGTCATCGCATACCAATCTCAATAATACATTGTAAAATGTGGAAATTGGTAGGGACTTTGTGAATAAATCTCATGGAGTTATCACTTAATTTAGTTTGCAAGGTGTTTATCTCCTCACTTTCGTGAGAATAACACATTTATATAAGGCAATATAGTGATATTGCTCATATATAACATGTTTACATCGATCCAAGCAACACAAGttgcattcagcctgttcgcttttttgtttcagctagggcttatcagtcatggtacggTATTTTTCCTatcacaacaaactagcaccagccggacttatcagttcaaaaaccaaccagcgaacaggccaattatctttgaagataatGCCTAGTGATTCGATGGAATCAAAATTGATCATTCAATGAAGTCATACATGTTCATGTAATACTTTAGAATGAGAAGTGAAAGTAGCCACTAGAGTCAAGATGATGACACCCATGAGCACTTTACCACTATAACATCAGTATACGGTCTAGCATTATGGGGATTAGATAGCTAGTACCTCGATACTCCACTTTGATCATATCTTAATTTATATAACAATAAATCAAGATCCTTTGTGTCAAATAGATATCTATGGATATCTTTTTTGACTCCCACCTTTTGGTGTTATAGAAGTTGCACTATTTCAAGCTATAGCAAGTATCTGTAAATGTAATATCATGCCTATTGCGAtatgcaagatacataagtgcttTGATGGCACTAAGGTTATCATCCCAAGGTTTGAATGGATATTGATCCATATTTAGGGATTGAATGACCATTAGTGTTGATAGTATGATTATCCAATATTATTTGGATATTGGTAGACAATATCAATTGAATATTGTATGACTAATGTACATGCTTAAGCTATAGACATAAGCATAATTTGGTTTTACCCAAATGTTACATCTTAAAGTCTGCCTTATATGATGACTACCTGTTTTGATATATGGCATATGAGATGTATAAAATCCAATGGGATTTTACTATGGCCACACAGGTGAAATCATCGAGATGGGAGACATCCTTCTATGAAAGGAACTCACTTAGTTAGTAGTACCACAATCAACTTGACTATCTCAAGTCATGGAGTGACTTGATTTGTACACCAATATATGTTGTGGTTTATGTTTTGATTCAAAATACAAAGTCCATTTGGGACTTATAATCCGAATCTATCCAAATCAAATTTTGATCTGCCAATTATCGATATAGGAATATAATTTCCACATATACCAATGGGTATGTTATGCTAGGTCTCTACGTGAAACCATATGCTACAAGCTCTCACTATTTCACCACCTTGTGGATTCGAGAAATCCATAATGCTTCCATAGGGAACACATTGTGAGGAGTCATTACAAATGTAAAGACTTCCCACTATTGAGTGAAAGCAATTCTCCTTAATTGCCACCTTTAGCTGACCCAATATAAGTGTTTGAACACTCTGCTTAGGACTTATGGTCTGGATCCAGATAAGGTGTATGGCAATTTTGAGGAGTATATGTCAACAATTTGTAGACTTTTGTATGATTGATTCAATGGAACCAATTAAGCATGTGGAAATATTAACCCTTTAAACTCCATGTAATTTCCCATAATAACAGAGTTAGGGCGTTCCAATGACCCAGCGTCTAAATTTGTGCACAAGTTGTGCTGGGCTTTTGGATGTTAAATATCCATAGGCTTTGGATAGTAAATATCCATAGTGTCTATCAACTTTATATTGATATGCATGTACTGTCTTGGAGAATTCTCTCCCCCTAATCTGAGAATGCTTGCAAGAAGTTGTATCCCCACGTGGccatacttctccccctcttattAAGATTCAGGAGTTGAGTGGTTTTGTTAGGTACCTCCACTCTTTTTGGCACATTCAACGGGAATCGGATTTGGTGACAACTTTATGACAAGTAAATGCATTTGGCAGACTATTTGCAATGTGTTGCAAATATAAGATATTCTGAACTGTTGGTTTAGATTCTTTGGTACGTGGATATGAGGATTGAATATCAATAGTGATACTCTCTTTCTTATTCCTGGCATTCTATGTGTGGTAAGTATCTCCCCCTAATGTCTAGAATCTTCCTTAAAGATGTATTTATCATACGGGCAATGAATGAATCCCCAAGAAGAGATATAAGGTATTATTGAATGATGGATAATGATACCTCGTGTAGATCTCCAAAATGTCCATTGATGTATGCTGCGGTGGTGATATCGGTACGTGCAAAACATTACCGATTCGTAGATGGGAAATGTTTTGGCTATAGGGCCAAATTTCCATGTACTAACTACAACGGAGGAGCCATATGATTGTAGTTTGATAAATTTGGATTTATGATGCGGTGTGTAAATCCGTATGCCACCAACTAGATGTTGATAAATTGATATTCTATTTTGGGTCAAGTAACAAGCTTGATTCTCTCGATTAGAGATTCAATTGGGCCATTATGTGTATGAATATAAGATACTTAACGTAGTCCCCAAAAACCAAACAATTCCATATAAATGGATTAGATCCCGCGTCCAGGATCATTTGCTCTAAATTGAAAAATTTGAGCAATGAGTTTGGCAAATTTGTGGTACCTTATGAGTATGGCACACACTTAGGACAATATTGTAGATGTATAAATGTGCTTTACATAGTATCTTTACGATCCATAAATTGGCATATAGAGTCACATGTATGTTTTTAAATTTCTTCAAGAAATTTAGTGGCTCATATTAATGTTGTGACCAATAGAATTGATAATAATTTTCTCATCATCCTAAAGGTAGAATGATCAAGGCAaatatgccaaatcttgatggGATTAAGAGAGAGAATTATTTTGTACGGAACATATATTATGGGATTGGTGTATGTATAATACAACCCAGATGATATGGAAAGAAATTGCACAATTATCTAGTTTTCATATTAGTTGCACTAAGTGGAGTGTAGATTTTCATCATCACTCCTTAGTATTGAGTTCCCGTTTGGAAACCATGCAACTAAATACATGAAAGCATCATGGAGTATCAATAAAATCAGGATACAtaggtgcatccatgattaataATGATACCCATAGAGAGTGTAATCTCTCATAATTGTGTTAGCGGTACAATG
The nucleotide sequence above comes from Miscanthus floridulus cultivar M001 chromosome 18, ASM1932011v1, whole genome shotgun sequence. Encoded proteins:
- the LOC136521251 gene encoding F-box protein At5g67140-like isoform X1, giving the protein MDLDKQRQHDGDGDGAAAAEADIERLPVDLLAHILSLLSPFRDLSMAGGVSRRWRWAVERVLASRRRLSFAGQRTGNDTAARLIHAAVNLRDLDISRSCWGCHITDEGLIKISSADCVANLTSISLWGLAGITDKGVVHLVSRAYSLRHLNIGGTFITDESLYAVANSCTNLKSIILWSCRHVTEAGLVALVNKCRRLECINVGGMRVPPESFVGLLSISPALQIRSIPRILDAGVQAS
- the LOC136521251 gene encoding F-box protein At5g67140-like isoform X3, which gives rise to MDLDKQRQHDGDGDGAAAAEADIERLPVDLLAHILSLLSPFRDLSMAGGVSRRWRWAVERVLASRRRLSFAGQRTGNDTAARLIHAAVNLRDLDISRSCWGCHITDEGLIKISSADCVANLTSISLWGLAGITDKGVVHLSIILWSCRHVTEAGLVALVNKCRRLECINVGGMRVPPESFVGLLSISPALQIRSIPRILDAGVQAS
- the LOC136521251 gene encoding F-box protein At5g67140-like isoform X4; this translates as MDLDKQRQHDGDGDGAAAAEADIERLPVDLLAHILSLLSPFRDLSMAGGVSRRWRWAVERVLASRRRLSFAGQRTGNDTAARLIHAAVNLRDLDICWGCHITDEGLIKISSADCVANLTSISLWGLAGITDKGVVHLSIILWSCRHVTEAGLVALVNKCRRLECINVGGMRVPPESFVGLLSISPALQIRSIPRILDAGVQAS
- the LOC136521251 gene encoding F-box protein At5g67140-like isoform X2, whose protein sequence is MDLDKQRQHDGDGDGAAAAEADIERLPVDLLAHILSLLSPFRDLSMAGGVSRRWRWAVERVLASRRRLSFAGQRTGNDTAARLIHAAVNLRDLDICWGCHITDEGLIKISSADCVANLTSISLWGLAGITDKGVVHLVSRAYSLRHLNIGGTFITDESLYAVANSCTNLKSIILWSCRHVTEAGLVALVNKCRRLECINVGGMRVPPESFVGLLSISPALQIRSIPRILDAGVQAS